AGAGACGATGTTCTGTCACCACATTGAAGAAGGCAGGGTAAAGAGGCGATGTTCTGTCACCACATTGAAGAAGGCGGGGTAAAGAGGCGATGTTCTGTTACCACAGTGAAAAAGGCGGGGTAAAGAGACGATGTTCTGTCACCACATTGAAGAAGGCGGGGTAAAGAGGCGATGTTCTGTCACCACATTGAAGAAGGCGGGATAAAGAGACGATGTTCTGTCACCACATTGAAGAAGGCGGGGTAAAGAGGCGATGTCCTGTCCCCACATTGAAGAAGGCGGGGTAAAGAGGCGATGTTCTGTCACCACATTGAAGAAGGCGGGGTAAAGAGGCGATGTTCTGTCCCCACAGTGAAGAAGGCGGGGTAAAGAGGCGATGTTCTGTCACCACATTGAAGAAGGCGGGGTAAAGAGGCGATGTTCTGTCACCACATTGAAGAAGGCGGGGTAAAGAGGCGATGTTCTGTCACCACATTGAAGAAGGTGGGGTAAAGAGACGATGTTCTGTCACCACATTGAAGAAGGCGGGGTAAAGAGGCGATGTTCTGTCCCCACAGTGAAGAAGGCGGGGTAAAGAGACGATGTTCTGTCACCACATTGAAGAAGGCGGGGTAAAGAGGCGATGTTCTGTCACCACATTGAAGAAGGCGGGGTAAGGAGACGATGTTTTGTCACCACATTGAAGAAGGCGGGGTAAAGAGGCGATGTTCTGTCCCCACAGTGAAGAAGGCGGGGTAAAGAGACGATGTTCTGTCACCACATTGAAGAAGGCGGGGTAAAGAGGCGATGTTCTGTCACCACAATGAAGAAGGCGGGGTAAAGAGACGATGTTCTGTCACCACATTGAAGAAGGCGGGGTAAAGAGGCGATGTTCTGTCCCCACAGTGAAGAAGGCGGGTAAAGAGACGATGTTCTGTCCCCACAGTGAAGAAGGCGGGGTAAAGAGACGATGTTCTGTCACCACATTGAAGAAGGCGGGGTAGAGAGGCAATCTTCAGTCCCCACAGTGAAGAAGGTTGGTTAAGAGGTATAACAGAAAATGCTTACAAACAAGGCGGCGGACTTAATGTTTGAACTTTAGGGAGTATGAACCTTCTGATGACAAGAGTGTATGACAGAACAAGACAGATGTCAACAATTTCCATTCTCTATACTCATGGGGCAACGTTCACCTTCGCTCTCTGTACCCCTGGAATATGCAAAATCGAAGACAAGTCGACCAACTGTCCGATTGGTTACTGGGGTGGGGTCTGACCTGTTTCTTTTGAAGTCTACAGAAGAACAAAAAGCGCAAATTCCAAAGTCAGTCAATTTAACATTTGGCTAACCTGATATTCGTTGGATTAAAAGAGTCTTTTTGTTTTATCCTCAAGTATCATTCCATGTGAGCATACAGCAAAAGTAAGCATAACCTCTTGGATTTACAGGCTATGAAGACAGTGACTGGCCATCTGAGGGACAAGGTGTCAATACTCATTAAGAGACCGAGTTATCTACATCCTCATTCAACTACAGAATATTCATACCGGCCTTTTATATTCCTGATGATGATTGTTTGGGCAATGTAACCTGATATTCGGTCTGTATAAGCTACGAGCTTCTAGACCTAGGACTGAAAATAGTTATCGCGTGTGATGATGTTGACCTCAACAGGCACATTAGCCTAAGTGTTGTCCTGCTCAGAGACACATGAAACAACCAATCAGTGTTGTCCTGCTCAGAGACACTTGAAACAACCAATCAGCAGCTACTGCAGCATAAACTGATCTAGATGCCAAATAAAGCAGAGACTAACGCTAACACAAGAAACATGGAGCCAGTTCTACATGCAATCATCTGGGAGAAGTTGATGTCATCCATCTCAGGTTTGACGTCGGCAAGAGCAGGGAATACGGTCAATTACTAGTAGTTATTTACTAAAATTTAGGAACCCTGGGACCACGATAACTTCTGATATTCCTGGTCAACGCCAGTACCTTAAACCCATGCTCAATCTCAGAGGtatacaacaatatatttatcGGTCAAAAGGTATCCAAAAGAATCCttcaaatacaaaaacataaagCGGATAATAAAGAGATGCATTATTGTTTATGTAGATCATCGTTatgcataaaaacaataatgtacatttacTTTTGATATTAAAGGTTGTCGTGTTCAGCCTCGGCACAATTCAGCCATCGTTGTATAATTTACTTTTGGTATATTTCAGTCAGTTACCgttttatcaatagaaatatTGTCATTTGTTATCATTACCGAGACTTTTCGCCATCTCTTCCTCATTCAGCATGACGTACCAGGTTCCTCCATCACAACACTGGTGAGTGGCTATCCGACCTGCCCTGTGACCTCTTCGAACCATCTAGTACAGAATTAACACATTATTAATCTGCAGTGTTATTACTGTTTAATGGACGCTTACTATTGACACAGCTCAGTGATAGAACACTACACTACTGACCTTCTATAACATACCTTTAAGTTGAATTCTGTAGACTTCCTCTCCCCTTTGATACCACTATGATAGCTATAGTATAACATTTAGAGTACTCCCAGGGTATAGGGACATGAGGATCTTATTATTGGGAAATGTTGCATTCCCttgtttgatatacattgtaaatatcgACATCATTACCCTGATTCTAATTGAGAACGATGAACAGCTAAGGCTAACCCGTCCAAGATACCTGGTCGATTGATTGAGAATTTCgattacaatacatttttaGTGTTGTCTTGCTGCTTTCTCGTTTATAACtaaataaacatgtattaattaAATGAATGTACGCAGATTAactatattattgtacatggtACTCACCTGCATACATCCATTGTTGGCATTTGTGTCTAGTAATGGTATCCAAGCGGTTGCTTGAAGCGTTGTGTAACAGTCATTGTCAAGATAGGCAACGTCTAAAACATATCATGCTTAACAGGTGATCAAAAATGCATGTGTTTGATTAACTTAAAAACTATCAAAGAATTAAGTCGTTAggcaaatttatttttgaagcCAATAAGATCTGTAAATCTTtaacccgtactccactttatatttgtatttctgttCTATACCGATAGTATGTATTGTGTTGTTGATGATATGTTATTATGGGCCGTATGGCCCACAGTCAAAAAGAAGCTGAAAGTTTAACCTTGGTGCCAAGGCACTGTAGTAGCCTCGTTTTGAGGTGTTTTAGTACGAAGGTTCCAGAGAGGATGGCCGTGGATTTCGGGTCCAATAAGCTGTTCCACAACGTTTAACAAGCGTTCGTTAGTCCACAGTGCCTTAAACTCCTGATGAAACAAAAAGGAtacaaaaggggaaaaaatcgAACTCGTAAGTCTAAATCACAATCCTTCCAGATCTCaaaatttggtttatttagaAGTTAAAAGTAAAACCTTTCCACTTCGTACAATCTTTTTTAAGGCTGTGTACTGTGAAATCCTCGTGAGTCTGAACACTCTGGATTATCTTTGTACTTCTTTAACTCGTACATCTCGTTAAGGACGTTAAGGGATATGTTGTTAAGTTATATCTGGCGACAAGCCGAGGAAATATCGACATGATATGCTGACATCTCTCTTTCACCTTAGACATTATATCATGGCTTCTACTTACATCACACAGGTCAGGATATTTCAGCAGGATTACGTTGGCTCCCGGAAACTCCTTGTCTATATGGGTCAGTCGCTCGAAAAGACCATACTCGCTGTACAAGTCTGAAACATCAGGCTTTTTCAACTTAAATGGATTCATTTGGCACCAGTGTACAAAAAATTGTATGTAGTTCTTGGATGTTTTACCAAGGCTGTAAAATACCTTGGCAAGATTTCAGATAGAAGCCGCTAGAACAATGACGTTTGAAACAAATTGAGCACAATTTAAATTTATACAACTTGAACCTCCTCTTTTCACCCACTTTCATCACCTTGGTTATATATTGGCACTGTCCTGGAGGTAGGGCGTGAGAAGAATTGTTGTACCACCTGTGCCCAAATTTTTGATCGCTAGAGCCGAATAAATAAGGGATCtatcttttcttcttttccaatatctcccttgacacttAATCATTTTGCTCTTCTGTTGAGCACATGTGAGGAAGGCTCtgtgttctgtcccctggccgagacatacctgaatctataaaaatggtagctGCAACTCCTGCATAACGCACTATATCTTAAAACGTTAAAAGGAGTATTGACTAATCAGCTTACGCGGGCACCGTCATTGTATGGCGTGATCAAACATCACAGTATCATCGGTCGATCCGAAATTTTGTAAGTTTGCTAAGCTTTTCTgttgtctatttttttttttttttttttttaatttacttatAAGTGGTACTTTTAACAAGTTCATATCATAATACCTTTGATTTTGCCGGCCTTGTAGAGTTTCTGTGCCAATCTTTCCACTTGTCTCTCTACTGCTCGGCGGCAAGGTTCCAGCTCTTCGGGGCGGAAAAAATCCGGTACCAGAACATATCCctttaaacaaataatgaacACAATTAGCCAGTAGATGGGCATCTGATTTCACGTTAGTTCGCCTCTTTGAATGTCAACCTAATCCTGTTTATTGATTACTGCCGCCACTTGTCATAAGCGACACCATTTTAGCTGACCACTTCCGTCATATGTCTTTAATTTTGGGCTGACCCTGCTTATTTCCAACGCTTTAATACCACTTTCATTAACGAACGTCGTCATATGACTTCATCAGTTGGCCGACCCTGTTAATTTACAAACGTCGTCATATAACTTCGTCAGTTGGCCGACCCTGTTAATTGACCAACGTCGTCATATGACTTCATCAGTTGGTCGACCCTGTTAATTGACCAACGTCGTCATATGACTTCATCAGTTGGCCGACCCTGTTAATTGACAAACGTCGTtctatgattttatttattggtCGAACCCGTTAATTGACAAATGTCGTCATATTACACTAAGCTTACCAGGATTATTTTCATGGCAATCCCACCACAAGTTAAGTGACTTACCTCTTCAAAAAACTGTCTGATTAAGTGCTGAGGAAGCTGTCCAAGTCTGGCTTCTTTTGGGGGTGCTGGCATCGCCCTTATGTCAAACAATTCGGGGTGTGCCTCGTGCACCAGGCCTGGGGGTACGAACATTTCTGTGGATTCGTCTACGTCCGTCATCTTACGACACCCACTTTGTCTAATTCAAATTTGATAGAGTACATAATGTGAGATGAATGTTGACTATTCGATAACGTCATCAAACAAACAATTGATAACATCTCCCATATTCTCCATGTCACACGAGTCTATCTGTGTTGGTTTGTGTAACAAACAAtgttcaaaatgataaaaagtttATTTCGTACAAATACACACGGATATATGCACAGTTACCCGACTCTGTGGCGGTAAAGCAAACAGGCTCAAACACAGTGGTCTCTCCTATCTAAGGGTTGTGGTGCAGGGTATTTTCATGTGAATTGCCAGGATCGCGCTGGGTCAAAGTGCCGCTCTCATCCAATACCTCTCTCTTATACAGTACGTCACAATAGTAACCAAGTGCatatggaacgccaaattaacatataatcaattaattgaacATATCTTCAAATAATTTGGCGTTCCTTAAGTACACAGGTACAACGACATTACCTGACATGGGTACAATAATTACACACGATACAAAACGCAGGTGTCCAAACTTCAGATTGACCACTGCGACATTTTACCATGCAAAGGAAAATGACTGCTGACATTCATTAATCGCAATTGCTAAACCTAATTACATCgatgatgtatatacaaatatataactaTTCATCTTCAGCTACACTTTGGCAAATTTCCCAAGATAATATAAGTTTACATGTACAGGATACCCCAACTGCTATGTGAAACAATACATTCTTGATGTATATTTGATGGCCCAGATTCAGAAGTTGAGGAAGATCTATCCAGGAATTCTAATGATTtcgggttgtctcccctggttCATGAGCATTCTTCTAATCTTGGTAACCACATAAAAGTAGAAGGTTCCTATGTACTGTCTTTATGGGTTCTTTCCCTGACCTCTTCCGGATCTTGTATATGTAAGTCCATATTTGGCTCACTAAGGATAATGTAAGGATCCTTAGCCCATTTGTCAGCCATTTTTTGTTTGCCACATATATACCAACGTTCCTCATCAAAACCCGGCTACCTATCTCCGTGATGGCTTCTCCAATCCCCCTATCATACATATCTTTTCTCTAGCCGATGCTTTAGCTTCTGGGCTCCCTACAGTCTCAGAACTGGTACCGATGTCTATACATCGACACCAAGTCTCGGATATGGCAAGCCAAGTggtcatttattcacggagcaatGTTGATCTAGTATTTTAccaagatatcttataaagataTCCTATTTAATTTGGAAAATtcctggatcaacgttgctccgtgaataaatgacaacttggctgcCATACTCAGGTGCCAACTAAACATCAGGTAACGAGAAAAAACATCATGCTGCCTTATGCTTTGTCGCATTGTAAGCATATAAACAAGTGGAGACACTTAGACTTCCATTGGACATTCTTCCTCGATAGAGGCTGGTAGCATTTAAACAGGGTTTGGTTAAACCGTTCGACCATGCCATTACCCACCGGGTGGTAAGggcacaggtgcctgactcgttttataaaataataacatatagagtacatataaatttatatgtacatttatatgtactctatatgttattattttataaaaacgagtcaggcacctgtggtaaGGTGAAGTTCTAGCACTCTCCACAGGGTTCTTGAATAAACTTGCGCTCGCAATTTCTGCCCTGGTTGAAAATCCTTTTTAGCTCGGTCAGAAGAGCGTAAGATTAGAATTCCAGATGAACGTGGAAAACCCCAAtacatacagttgagtgtaagctaacctttacaccctagtgcATTTACTGCGTTTAAATTAGTAGTGCACTTGctacatttaagctacaggtaaactagcacaggcgcttgcatagaaaatgagaattaaaaaaaatgatatcagtggtatgtgcACTGTGTAATACAGCttgagcttaacagattacacataccactgtcaaataaaaaaaattgaagatcacattttctatgcaagcgcctgtggcactacgtccagtcaggtgtgaccacaacagtgccactggacacctgtTTGAcacctgtagttgttacatatacagacctgtgtaaatatactgccttatatctgtcatcctgactttaccaggtatatctaaatgttggtaaaattttatctaatattaactcaaagtaaaattggctgcggttcttatatgatatattgcacaagaggaattaaaaTTCATCAATTGGATTTGCAGtgtttttttcggcatagccgtttaattttcttttggcctcggatatgacgcgacaggtggcgttactggtcaagatgaagtatgtgattggtcaatgtagcggtaaatgcaaaatgcagatacgcagttaaaaacgaaacaaagataagattgaatgcaagctgaataagtagattatcttttcaaatgacacattaataaaatcatattcctgattcaaatgcagtcttattattaccaaaaatgattcaaagtGATATAATTTAGTTTTTCGTGCTAAAACGCTTTTTTGGGgggttaatttatttcaccatcagttttacattataactaccagcattaaaactatgccgtttatcttttttaaagatatttcttgttattattatttcttttttaacatttcattagatcagggacatataataaGATTTGTATATGTCCCTGATTATAGTGTATAATTAAGGTTCATCTTCatgaattcaaaattttggtgcttttcatttatttctttagatgtaattataaacattttatattaatgattaattctaccttaggccttgatgactgtttgtagattttttcTCAAGTAcgctgtatatgtacatatattttaatatttattatttcatcagacaaaaatattttcaaattcaatgtaatgttacttcactaatatctgttaattcaaccTTGAAAAAATTTCAAagtacataatcaagaatcagaAGTTTCGTTTATTCCCATTTATGTTCTGTACTTACtttataaagttattaaatattgttttagtgAAGGTGAAGTACCCGACGAGTGGCAGTCTAGTATTATTGCACCGATCCCCAAGCCTAAAACTGATAAATTGGATCCATTAACGTACAGACCTATTTCCTTAATATCGATCCCGTGTAAGGTATACGCGGATATTTTAAATCAACGGCTCTATAAATGGCTGGAACGAAACAACATATTAGCTGAGGAACAAAACGGGTTTAAGGGAAAAAAAGTTGTTTAGACCATTTGTATACATTGACTTCTTTTGTTAAGAACAGGAGAATTCAGAGAAAGGacacatttgtatgttttattgatgCAAAACGGGCGTTTGATAATATTCATCGTGATTTACTGTGGTACAAACTGATGAAGCTTGGAATCACTGGTCCTTTTTTAAACGCTATTAAATCGTTATATACATCTACGAGGAGCTCTGTTAGGCTAGGAAATTCTTTAACTGACCTTTTCGATATTAAATTCGGAGCGAAACAAGGCTGTAAATTGTCTCCAACACTTTTTTCTATTTATGTTAATGACATTGTCGACGAAATCAACTCTCTGAATCGTGGAACGAATATAAATGGACAAAATCTAGCAATATTActatatgcagatgacattGCATTAATTGCTGAAGATGAAATAAGTCTACAAAAAATGTTGGATGTTGTTAACTCCAGGTACCACAAGTGGAGGATGTCtataaatactgaaaaaaaaacaaagttttaCACTTCAGGGGAAAAAATTCACCCAGATCAAACTACATATTTAAGTGTGGAGATCAACGTATTGATTACGAAACCTCGTACCGTTATCTAGGATTAACGTTTAATGAATTTATGGACTTCAAATATACAgtacaaaatatttctaaatctATACTGAGTTCCTTTCAAGTGGAtgttttttctttgatgtatttgaaaaattatatcGTAACCTCGTGTAGATTATTTCTAGGATCTTCGAAAAACTCTTCAAATACAGCGAGTCGAGGTGATATGGGATTCATGTCGACACATCACAAGCAAATTATTGAAGTACTACGTCTACGTCTACGACTACACGGTGCGGAAGAACCCCGTTTAactaaaactatatataatgcTACAGAACATATTGCTAACTCTTGGAGAAGAAAATGTGACACTATTATACACAGTTTTGGATTATCTGATGTAATGAACAGTCAACGCTCGACTAAATGTAAACTTCGTGATATTAAGCGGACATTGGATAATCGAGACCAGATAGATCGgagaaatgatatttttaatgaTAGTAACCGTGTAAATGGTAATAAGTTGCGTACCTACCGcctatataaaaatgaaattagtttttatgttaaaaatattagaaatagaTCACACAGAAgaattttatctaattttagaAGTGGTTCTCTGCCATTAGCTATAGAAACGGGTACATGTAGATACGCCAGGCCAATAATTCCTTTACAAGAaaggaaatgtatatattgtacatcaaatcatgTTGAGGATGAAACTCACTATTTTATTGATTGCTATTTTTACTCTGACTTGAGacttttagtttttaataaagCAGAAGctaatttacagaattttaatgctttaaacagcaaagataaattaatatttcttatgaAAGAAGATAATTTGCCAAAAGATGTCACCAggttattgtttgatatttacCAAAGAAgacaatttttttatcaataagtcTTAATATTAATTGACTCTCAAGATTTTACTGTAGTAGTGTATCATAAGCCAAATATGGCTGGGTGTTGATGCATTTTAAcgtttttaaatgaaatgatgcttgtattttatgtatattttatgtatcaataCGTGCCACTctaataaacatatctgaatctgaatcatgtacctgtatgataattggtactctcaggacatgcctgttgtcatggccacctgggccccagggctcaaaccccacctcaccaccaccttatggacctccattacaccttacctatatatatgtatcagatgaggatccatcttaaggtgtgcctgttttaacacctggctatagttttgtcaagtccccaACTACCCCCCAGGGGTCCttttatagcatgctgtgccaggttcctctgccttacctacctgtaattagcatctaacactacccatatataatgtctacatgtggatgttttttttaatagatttttttgcgagttatcaaaaaataattaatttttatacatatttttcttcacaataaagatattccataaatatagtttatatgctgattttctttaattacaagaagaggtaaaatccccatcagttatacattttaaggtaaagaacaattaatcattttcttaatgcaATAGGGAAAACTTAAATGCTGATAAAAATGTATCTcaaacttttctttttaaacaatattgcaaaaaacatgTCAGCGTGAACTGTAAGAAGACTTTGGCTTAAGGTCCACATCATCCACATgtgtatacaaaaatgtatattatatttgttagcaggtaacttcatagaagaaaattatgaaatcacaaatacaagtgttgtacagctccagatacatgaacatgaatgtgtgttatataagcttAAAACTGCTGTCCTCCCCCTCCCCATGTGTGCCAGtaaatgtatttcataacaaaatgacattaattgttccctcaggccattatctcattctgtgttacctgtaactgaaACATGCACCTGGAATCAGATCCAATATGTTACATCTTCAAAGTATTAGATACCTGGATTACTTGCACATGGGTACATGTGCCgaaatttcaactatttcagtaaaggaagatggaaggtgtatttcaagtaacatataccttttataaactttaaattttgaaatgtagaactgttatgatcacttaattaccagtacattcaaagaatctctttctttacatgttaaatcaaggtttaaataatttctttatgtgttcatGTTTCTGACTTTGAGCAttggatgtatacacatataatgtacagCATATATTATGCCATAATGGACTGAATTGGGttttaataagcataatatcacatcaaaaatgaaattatgaatatgccgcttaatttaatctgaaattaaacttcaatataaattaaatgcatcaaattgaaaatgttccaaataacgataattgttttcaaatgttttattacatgtatatactttcatgtgatcaaaacaaaaaaactggaATTAgacatgtgaaatatataactgatcaatcgatacaaaatataaagttccaaaagataaatgaaacttggcttgaacaatttaacttagttaaaggatttataaaataaatttgtcttaacttagttacagtgtatatttaacaagaatagaaaggttgaaatataacatcaaactaagctTTCAAAATCTTTTAGATAACTCTTTGAATATAACTGTTAGATATAGTCTTATAAATACAGTACGGGTAAAGATCATAGGTAGCCTTGGGTACTGCATGCCCATTACCTGTATTGGGGTTTTGCCGTTCATCACCTCTTTgggtgtagtgcactactagtttacctgta
The sequence above is drawn from the Pecten maximus chromosome 9, xPecMax1.1, whole genome shotgun sequence genome and encodes:
- the LOC117333817 gene encoding uncharacterized protein LOC117333817 isoform X1, encoding MTDVDESTEMFVPPGLVHEAHPELFDIRAMPAPPKEARLGQLPQHLIRQFFEEGYVLVPDFFRPEELEPCRRAVERQVERLAQKLYKAGKIKDLYSEYGLFERLTHIDKEFPGANVILLKYPDLCDEFKALWTNERLLNVVEQLIGPEIHGHPLWNLRTKTPQNEATTVPWHQDVAYLDNDCYTTLQATAWIPLLDTNANNGCMQMVRRGHRAGRIATHQCCDGGTWYVMLNEEEMAKSLGTNPATDFVTCEVPYGGMLLFNNIIPHRSLMNLSNDIRWSFDLRWQKPSLPNGFYGKKDGVLMRTAKDPNFQISWEKFDSTIRHKLFRSAAVEEEEEEFDTTVPGPWMKKWEIVHVNRHVESYRADSARFDEVH
- the LOC117333817 gene encoding uncharacterized protein LOC117333817 isoform X2, which translates into the protein MTDVDESTEMFVPPGLVHEAHPELFDIRAMPAPPKEARLGQLPQHLIRQFFEEGYVLVPDFFRPEELEPCRRAVERQVERLAQKLYKAGKIKDLYSEYGLFERLTHIDKEFPGANVILLKYPDLCDEFKALWTNERLLNVVEQLIGPEIHGHPLWNLRTKTPQNEATTVPWHQDVAYLDNDCYTTLQATAWIPLLDTNANNGCMQMVRRGHRAGRIATHQCCDGGTWYVMLNEEEMAKSLGTNPATDFVTCEVPYGGMLLFNNIIPHRSLMNLSNDIRWSFDLRWQKPSLPNGFYGKKDGVLMRTAKDPNFQISWEKFDSTIRHKLFRSAAVEVGKLQGGRGRIRHDSSRTMDEKMGDCAREPSRGKLQGG